The genome window TCCAGCCTGTTGGCCTCCCTGGCTACCGGACAGTGTGGAGTTGGTGGTAGGGTGCTGGGGTCCAATCTTAATACCATTAGCCTGCGagcacacaaagacaaacaacaaacgCAGTTAGAAAAAAAGAGATCTCACGCTCTCGCACAGATGATGAGAATAAAAACTCAATCTATTATTATGATCGGGAAAGCCCCCTGCTATATTCAACTTTAACTTCCAAAGAAACAAACTCAACAAAACTCAAACTCAGAGCTAtcataacaaaaaatatatacagctattgccaaaaaaataattattaataataataataattagtgaGTACATTAAAAAGCCCTGCAGAATGAGTGTGTCATTGCTTTCATGGTGAGATTAACACTGCACAGCGCCTGCAGGGGTTCCTATTAGATCACATCAGAGGGAGCAACAGGTGCTGCTGCGTTGCACAAAGGCAAAGGAAACACCAGCAGCACTCAAGGACACgaggagaaaagaaagggaTATAAAAGACgaggagagaaacacagagacagacagagagagagagagagagagagagagtgaggcaggcaggcaggcaggtggGTGGTAGAGAGACACAgctctttcatctctctctctctgaactgTAGTGctcactttccctctctgtgtttcatcatctctctctctctctctctctctgtggctgGAGCACTCAGCCTTGCTCTCTCcttctgtatatatttatcTCAGTGTAACTCCCCCTCCTACACTCAGTAGCAGTAGTGCCTCTGGGAAACACTGTATGcctttaaatcacatttattgaGCTAaggccatgtgtgtgtgtgcgtgcgtgcgtgtgtgtgtgtgtgagtgtgtgtgtgagtgttttctcATAGTGGCTGCCAACATTTCTGGTGGggcttccctctctctctctcagccagtcagcTGATGTGGTTTGGCCGGCCGGCCTGCCTTCACTCCGTCTTACTGTTACtaataacaaaaacactcaGTGGCTGGGTAACTCCAGTCCTGTCTGACTAATGCTTGGACTTGCTGGTTGGCTTGCTGAAAGGcccagatacacacacacacacacacacacacacacacacacacacacacacacacacacacggttctgtttatatactgtattggCTGTTGGATACACGGATGTGTTCACACGTTTGTTGGTGCGTATGCTCCATGTGTACAGGCCCAATTTTTTTGCTGCACGCAGACAATGTGTGCAGACCATGACATGACTTACATTATGTTGCCACATGGACAcgtgtattttatgtttaacaGTCTGGCAGTCTGGACAACACTTTCCTTAATAAGTTAATCATCTGCATGACTGGATGGCAAACATagagcacacaaatacatccgCACTAAAAAGCCAAATTAGTTTCAGACCTCTGAAATGCAGCTCACATCGCAGATTTGTTTAGTAATGTGCTCCTTGAGGGATCACTCCACCAGCTTGAGAAACAGTCAGCCAATCGGAGCTTTGTAATCGCAGTTAAGAGTGAGGAAGTCATGTTCCGTCATAGCTAGCTAACTGTGTAGACAGGTGTGGATGAGACTGAGGCAGCTGCACAACTTGTTCTAAGTTCAAATCTTCcaaatcaacagttttatattGATCAGTGTGGACAACGTTAAGTTAGCTGCTCCTAGCAACGGCTACGACAGCTTCTATGTTGACTGAAAATGTTGTGGGACAGATAGGCCGCTTGCTACTGATTGTTTAGGGCAAAACgaaacaaacatgaaatttgCCAACTTGAACACAAGGCACATCCTACCAGGACAGTCTGGTGCTGTGTGACAGTGAAGTTAAGAAGGCAACATTCTGCCTCCTCTAACCTTCTCTGTGTGTGCTcactttaaatgtcaatataacTGATCACACTATACAGGCCTTGTAAAATGAATTACAGTGTTAAACATTACCATCATCAAATAGTGATTGATGATCATCTCAGTGAGGAATTACTGTTTGCCTGCTTAATAAACAGGTAATATTCATGACCTATGATCAGATCACTATTTTATGTCtcatcaaacagcagaaacaggaAAAGTGTGAACGAGAACAACTCTTACCAGCTAagacttgcaaaaaaaaaaaaaaaaaacaacccttaAAATAATAGCATGGATCCaggttgttttcacatgttCACAGCGTTTTCAGATGAAGCTGCTTTAATGTGGACTGAGCAACACTTCTACATGCTGACAGGCTGGCTATGTGGACATTCCTGCCTGGAAAACTGTTCCACTAGAAAGATAACCATCTGGTTGACTGGATAACAAACTTACTGACTGGCTGCATAGGCAGCTTACAGACTGACTGGCTGGCTGgatgagtgtttgttttcttgcccAATGACTGAGACCTTGTGGGATGTGAGGAATTTATGAGCTGGCAAGTTGccgagagaaagagaaagatagagagagacagagagagagagagagagagagagagagagagagagagagagctgaggagTGAAAGAGAGTGAGTGGAAAATAGAGCAGGAGAAAGGAGGAACGCAGGGAGTTTTGCTTGGCTGGAGTCAAaggaagcagagaggagggtttttccccctcttttaGAGGAGAGGGGGAGCGTGGCAAACCCCACACACTGCTGGAAAACCACACcgaggagagggaagagagggaagaggagaacAAAGActggaagagaggagaagagatcctaaactaaaaagaaaaaacaaagaaggagAGGGCTGGGGAGGAAGGATATAGAGAGGGAACAGTGCGTCTCACCTCGTTGTTGATATCAAACACTCCCTCTTGGATCTTCTCATAGATCTCCTTGGCTGTGTTGATGAAAGCCtagagacaggaagtgaggaagagggagagagaagaagaaaacgtTCATATTTGGATGTTGACTCCTGTTATTGAGACtcttatgaaaatgtttttacaaaagcAGCCACACATCTTTAGGAAGCTTCTGcgttttgaaatgtatttaacaagTTTCAGGTGTTGGAAAAGAACACGCCCAGACTTTGACTGCTCAATATTCTCGTTAAATATGACTTATCACTTCACTACAAACTGTTGTTAATGGgttacaataaatgttttaatgcatttttccTGCCTACCAGAAATCTCTTGGTTACCATTCACGTCAAGACGctatggaaatatttcaaaatcttGAAAATTGCTGTGAGTGCGGCTGGAAGTGTGAACGGATTTGTTGAATTTTCCATGTAGGTGTGTCAAATGCTGATGAGAAACTCAGACATTCCACATGTGAGAGTTGGCTGCTACACAGCGATGCATTCAGCAGTTATGTCAATGAATAAACACACCCTGCAGACAAACAACAACCCAACAAGTACGTCATGAAACGCGCCCGCCCGCccgcgtgcgtgcgtgcgtgcacatgcgtgtgcgcgcgtgtgtgaaTTTGTCAGCCGTACTTGACAGATGCTACTGTCAAGTATGTGATGTCCAAGCTTCCCACCAGCACTTGAATGTaccatacaaaataaaaatgagcgtgttgttcactgtgatggattaccgACCTTCAAGCAATGTCaagtaatttcatttcattgtgtaGTGAAGTCAACAGAAGCTGTTTGGTAGTAATGTTAAGTATTTGGGGATGTTTAGtaaaacatgcagaaataaaaaaaaaaaggtctgcaTGGCTGTGCTCGCTTCTGTGTGCTGACaaaaccaacatttttaaaagagcTAAATCATATCAGCCCatcttaaaatgacaaattaacaccgtatcttgtttgtttaatctggaTACAAACATCCCACTGTTGAAAAGAAAGCAGATGAATGTATTCCATGAAATGTCGAGGAATAGCTAATCTATTACCTCGTGTATGAATatgctctttttaaaaaaaaaaagctaaacgTGTTATTTTGACATGCCTGAAGCTGAGATTTCTACTTCTTGGAAATCAATGTCTCACTTATTGTGTAGCTGCAAGTTCAAATTCAGTCAAAAAAAACTGCtgatttttgaaaaatgtcattcCTCTACCCAACCGATCCAATAAAAACAgcctttctctccctcagtgATATCACATCGGTTTATTCTGTCCTGCGCTCGTATTCTGTTTTAACAGAACAGGAAACACATCAAGGAAGGAGGATTCTCTCAAAATGCTTTTCATGTTGGGACTTAAAGAGCTCAAGATGTGGACTATATTCAGGAATATAAATCTTCAATGAACAGTATTCCAAGCTCCTTTCAAGGCTGACGTTTAGGTGATGAAGACCTTGTTAGAAGACGCAGAAACCCTTCAGAAAAAGTTCTGCTGTTTCTAGTCAACAGCTGCTATAATAGGAAGAtctgagcaacacacacacacacacacacacacacacacacacacacacacacacagaggatcaaaGATGTTAGAATAAAGTAGAATTAAGCTCCCTCAGCGACTCGCTTATGACTTTGGTATCGATGCTCTGTTGTCTCTTGGGACAGTCTCTTAGTGTTTGTGTCTCCGGGGTGTAAACTGGAGAACAACCAGAGGATCTGACATCAActcagatcacacacacacacacatacacacacacacactgcagtctATGAAGGAACAATCAAacagcaccacacacacaactttgtcagactcaaaaaaaaaaaaaaagtgtgtttcttAAGCAGAGTCTCTAAAGAACTGAAAATATGTCCTGAACTGCTATCTGACACCCTGTCAGAAATAGACTGAGGAGCCCAAGGGTGCTCCCAAGCGCACTCGGTCCTGTTCGCTCCTGTCCTCTTTCCTTTCACGTCTCTCTACCCTTTCCTTTGCTTGAGTTCAACTCATGGAAATATGAAGCTCAGATAGGTGTAGATTGTGAAGAtggaaggaaaacagaaaactaaGGAAAAAGAGAGCGTAGAGAAAAGATTTgaggaaaaaagcagcaaaaaaatggaaagagatttagtaaaaagtaaaaaaaaaaattagataaGAGAAAAACTAGACAAGAAGACAGAAGAGCAGAGGACATGAAAGAagacagaggactaaagaaacaagCAGGAATAGTAGAGGCGATGGATCTGGAGGAAGGAAGGGTGtgaggaaagaagaaatgatGGGAAGATGAGAAGATGCTTACAGgaatctctcctctctctctaaGGACCATCCCTTCAGCCCCGGTGTCCACCCACAGACCCTGACGACAAACCCGGCGCACTGATTGGCTGCCGGGTGTCGCTGAGGGGAGGCAGGGTGGAGGTTATGAATATGTATGAACTATAACTGGTTGATATACTGctgaagagagaaaggaagatgatggagaagagggaggaggggaggaagacgTGAAGGGGACACGCTGGACGAAGGGGAAGAGGGAAAGGATGGAGAGtgggaggaggtgatggaggatggagggggggggggcgggatGTAAAGAGCAAATGATGGACGTCGAGGGATGAGGAGGGATGGAGCGAGGAGAGATGaagggaagggaggagagaggtaTCAGGAGGATTCAGAGGACACTAATGAGACAAATTAatcataccacacacacacacacacacacacacacacgcacacccatCCCCCCTCATTTTAACCCAAGAGAGAGCGCTACTCGACAgcggtgtgggtgtgtgtgtgtttgcatgataTAGGCCAGGCAAGTCagggtaggaaaaaaaaaaatcaatgtaaacacacacaaacacacacacacacacacacacacacacacacacacacacacacacacacaatctctctctctctctctgcggtGCCCAGGGCTGGCATGCTGCGCTGTGTAGGATGGGATTATTTATGTGATTGGATAAGTGAGAAAGGGGTCCCCGAGGACAGCGCCATGCATTCATTACACGCAACAACACCAGGGGTGTGTCTCTGCGAGGGGTGGAGAAGTGTGCTCATTGTGGTTCACAGTGCTAATGTGTGAAGCTGAAACATGGTCATCCACAGTACCACAGTGCTAAACAGTGAAGtcaacaggaagtcagaaaACCTCACACTATAATAGATCTGGTTTAAACAAATAACCTACAAGCTTGGTTTCATTGTGATCGTTCTAACTCTGTCTGACAGCTGTGGTGTTCATCTTTTAATGTGCACTGACTAACTGGTCAAGACTCACTTGTCTGATTTCTATTAACACCACTGTTGTGAACTAGCTGATGCTAGTGTGCACCGTCGTCAGTTAATCATTCAGTTAGCATGGTGACAGAGATGGTGGTGATGAGGAGGGCAGGGCCCTGAGTACCAATGAGGACACAGAGGTCATGTCttctgtgttgtttctgtttcttctcctcaaGTTGTTAAAACTTGAGGAGAAGTTTCATATCGACAGTCACACATTCTGTAATTCTGTTCTGCTGATTCTGCTCTTGTTTTGGGCGACgtgtattttaaaaattgtctGTTTCTGGcaaaaccaaaatgaaattTCAATAAAATGATATTCTTGGCAGGGTGTGTAAGGCTTTGAAGCAGCATTTACACCATCATGCAAGGACatttaaattgaaaataaataaataaaatcagatcATTTCCAATACTTTTTTGGTTGGTAAAAGGTTCAGGTTTTGCTTAGTGAGTTTGGACTCATGACCTCTGGAGGAAGGGGCTAAAAACCAGCTCTGCTAACATTTAGGCCACTTCTGAAATAAACATCCGACAGTTATCTAAGACTCTTCGCAAGAGGAGAATGATGCAGATCACTGAGGCGTCATAGGTTGAGACTGTAACTGACACATTGGCAAATGTActttagagaaaaacaaacaccagtGTACGTGCTGAGTTATAATGACTGAAACAGGATGTTTATCAAAACCTTTCTTTTAATCAAATGATTTATGGTCTAATgaaattaaagagaaaatgtaGCAATTAAATTCTACTTTCATGACCTTTAACTTTTagaaatattattaataaaatatgttgtCTAATTAGACTTTTCTAAACATCAAAAAGTAAgttgttactgtatgtgtgtgtgtcttttgtgaGGTTTATATCTGTGGGGTGGATGTTTTTGCATCTGTTGTTATTATTGCATTTGTCTTGTACCTTATTTACTTATTGctatatgcattttaatgtaaagcacacagtgtttaaaatgtgctgtataTATCAAATTATCTTTCTCTTACTACAATTACAACTGCTGCCGTCACTGCTAAACAAACACCATCACAGCCTGCAGAAGGCTTAGTGACTAGAAACACATCCTGATATAAATCATGATATAGTCATAAGATTTATTACAGTCTTCAGTGACAGATACTCATGCTTGCATTGTGTTCAAAACAAATAGAGAACTAACTTCAGCCGCGGATATCAACAGGCCACACTGATATCTGTGAAATAGCACACGATATGTGTGAAATCCTGTTGTGGCCCTTCTTACAAGAAAAGATTTATATGTGGGGGGAAGCTGTTAGCAGTAGTGTTGACCTTTCGGTTTCATTAATCATCTTTATGTAATTTTCTCTTATTATCCTACATGTTAACACCAAACTATCTGCCACCTTCTGTACGTAGCTGGTATGTAGGTACCAATGTTGAAGATtcttgtgtgcgtgcgtgcgtgtgtgtgtgtgtgtgtgtgtgtgtgtgtctgtgtctgtgtctgtgtgtgtgtgtgtgtgtgtttacctcctCTACATTAGAGGCAGTCTTGGCTGAGGTCTCCATGAATATGAGGCCGTGTTCTCTGGCAAATGCTTCACCTTCCTCTTTCTTCACCTCTCTCCGCGACTCCAGgtcactaaacacacacacacacacattgacgcAATGacataacacattttaaatgaggaaataacCTGTCAGCCAACAGCAGAAAGATGGTACAATATAGTACATTGTGTACAGCGTGAATACtgatatttgatttgattttaaatctGCAGGGCCTCTGAAATTCTTATATAATTTATCAGTTTGCTTTAATGTATAAAAACAGGATCTTCTGTCCATGATAAAATATCACTAATAGCTGATAAAGATGACTCAGCCTTTGTTATTTTGACTAAAAAACGTCTTTTATTGAGCCACACCATCTGCTGCCAGCTGGCTAACAGCCTCACTTAATCCTTATGTTTCTTATTTACTTAACCAAGTCTACCTGAACTCTTATACATGTGTATTAGTCAGCCTGGCAGTGCTGATATGGATcattttcaataataattttacTATATATTTGTATCAACAGCCACACTTCTTTTAACATAACTTGCATCATTTTTCTTACGTAACACTATTATGTAACTTCAGGTATAGCCATCAGTTTTGTCAACAACCAGCTGAGGTTTGTTGCAGGAGTTAACTTCCTCATTTATATTCAACAGGATCATGTATTTAGCAATGTAGAATTAGTTTCTGTTTGGTGTCTGCAATTCTGTCTTTTGACATAACCTTATCTTACACAATGTTACGTTACATAACCTCAGGTACAAAGTGAGCCAAAAGTTTTGTGAATAACCAGCAGATGGTTGTTGCAGAAGTCAGTTCctcatttaaaggaccagtgtgtagagtTAAGTGGCATCtggcagtgaggttgcagattgcaaccaactgaatactcctcccctcaccctcctcttccaagAATGtgggagaacctacagtggccgtgAAACTTGCAAAATTGTGACATTTCAtatgattatacactaattaaaacatacttatgaatattatattccatttctgccaagtctgttccgctagatgccgctaaattctacacactggtcctttaaatacagATTGAACTTGAATTAGTGCAGTCCAGCCATCATTGTGTAATGTATCTTGCAGCAAAAAGGACTTTACCTCTTGTTGCCAATGAGCATGATGACCATATTGGAGTTGGAATGTTGGCGAGCGTCCTCTAACCAGGTCGTCAAGTGGTTGAAGGTGTCCCTtctgtttaaaacaaaatgcatgaaGTTTATCAAAGTGGCATAttgataaaacagaaaacttcAGAGATAAAGCACCTGTCACATGTTCCATCAAAGAACAttacagtaaacacagtaaTGTCACATTGTACTTTCACTTGTAAAATGTTACATGGTGTCCTTAGCACTTCCTCTTGCGACATTTACAACCatttaaactgacaaaaacatctcTTCTTGCAGAAGTCAAACTTGGCAGGCTTGTTACTATGAATGGCCTAGCAGCTGTTTTTACTTGAATGAGCTGAGggtaaattaaaacagaaaaccatGCTTCCACTCCTGTAATTTGCTTAAAGTGTATAATCCTCAAAGACAAttcttttgaatgtttttaatattgacAAATGTGGATGTGACTATGTTTGTAGGCAGTTTGGGTGATCAGACCTTCACATATCACAGTTGAGTTGAATTTTCTTtgctttaagtatatttttgtcattttattttattggagAGTCAACATCATTCTGTAGAGAGGAAAGACATGCAACAAAAGGTTCATGGTTGGACCACCAGAACAGTTAAATTTGGAT of Thunnus thynnus chromosome 12, fThuThy2.1, whole genome shotgun sequence contains these proteins:
- the rab2a gene encoding ras-related protein Rab-2A codes for the protein MAYAYLFKYIIIGDTGVGKSCLLLQFTDKRFQPVHDLTIGVEFGARMITIDGKQIKLQIWDTAGQESFRSITRSYYRGAAGALLVYDITRRDTFNHLTTWLEDARQHSNSNMVIMLIGNKSDLESRREVKKEEGEAFAREHGLIFMETSAKTASNVEEAFINTAKEIYEKIQEGVFDINNEANGIKIGPQHPTTNSTLSGSQGGQQAGGGCC